The following proteins are co-located in the Pseudomonas sp. DY-1 genome:
- a CDS encoding DUF485 domain-containing protein, giving the protein MNDSTYKRIQENPRFQELVSKRERFAWILSAIMLGLYLAFILLIAFEPQLLGTRISTDSPVTWGIPIGVGLILSAFVLTGIYVRRANGEFDRLNAEILKEVQ; this is encoded by the coding sequence ATGAACGACAGCACCTACAAGCGGATTCAAGAGAATCCGCGCTTTCAGGAACTGGTGTCCAAGCGAGAACGCTTCGCCTGGATACTCTCTGCCATCATGCTCGGCCTCTATCTGGCCTTCATTCTTCTGATCGCCTTCGAGCCGCAGTTGCTCGGCACTCGCATCAGCACTGACTCTCCTGTCACCTGGGGTATCCCGATCGGTGTCGGTCTCATCCTGTCCGCCTTCGTGCTGACCGGTATTTACGTCCGCCGTGCCAACGGCGAGTTCGACCGTCTGAACGCGGAAATCCTCAAGGAGGTCCAGTAA
- a CDS encoding DUF2061 domain-containing protein: protein MLKTVTFTIMHFCIAFSVAYALTGSMTVGGLVAAVEPLCNSVGFYFHEKFWKRFEKADKPTQEIPKHAWLHHHA from the coding sequence ATGCTCAAGACCGTGACTTTCACTATCATGCACTTCTGCATCGCCTTCAGCGTGGCGTACGCCCTGACCGGCAGCATGACGGTCGGCGGCCTGGTCGCGGCGGTGGAGCCGCTGTGCAACTCGGTAGGTTTCTACTTCCATGAGAAATTCTGGAAGCGCTTCGAAAAGGCCGACAAGCCGACCCAGGAAATACCGAAGCACGCCTGGTTGCACCACCACGCATGA
- a CDS encoding cation acetate symporter, with amino-acid sequence MIARILAVLGLMVVAPALWAAGAIEGDVQRQPLNTSAIVMFVAFVGATLYITYWASKRSKSASDFYTAGGSITGFQNGLAIAGDYMSAASFLGISALVFTSGYDGLIYSIGFLVGWPVILFLIAERLRNLGKYTFADVASYRLKQKEIRTLSASGSLVVVAFYLIAQMVGAGKLIELLFGLNYHVAVVLVGILMVLYVLFGGMLATTWVQIIKAVLLLSGASFMAIMVLKHVNFDIATLFSEAIKVHPKGEAIMSPGGLVKDPISAISLGLALMFGTAGLPHILMRFFTVSDAKEARKSVFYATGFIGYFYILTFIIGFGAILLVSTNPAFKDATGALLGGNNMAAVHLANAVGGSLFLGFISAVAFATILAVVAGLTLAGASAVSHDLYASVFKKGKASEKDELRVSKITTVVLGFVAIGLGILFEKQNIAFMVGLAFSIAASCNFPVLILSMYWKKLTTRGAMIGGWLGLITAVALMVLGPTIWVQILGHATAIYPYEYPALFSIIVAFVGIWFFSITDKSAAADEERARFYPQFVRSQTGLGASGAVAH; translated from the coding sequence ATGATCGCGCGCATCCTTGCCGTCCTCGGCCTGATGGTTGTGGCGCCGGCCCTCTGGGCTGCCGGTGCCATCGAGGGTGATGTCCAGCGGCAGCCGCTGAACACCTCGGCCATCGTCATGTTCGTCGCCTTCGTCGGCGCCACCCTCTACATCACCTATTGGGCCTCCAAGCGCAGCAAGTCGGCCTCCGACTTCTACACCGCCGGTGGCAGCATCACCGGTTTCCAGAACGGCCTGGCAATCGCCGGTGACTACATGTCGGCGGCGTCCTTCCTGGGTATTTCCGCCCTGGTGTTCACCTCCGGCTACGACGGCCTGATCTACTCCATCGGCTTCCTGGTGGGCTGGCCGGTGATTCTCTTCCTGATCGCAGAGCGGCTGCGCAACCTCGGCAAGTACACCTTCGCCGACGTGGCTTCCTACCGCCTGAAACAGAAGGAAATCCGCACCCTGTCCGCCAGCGGTTCGCTGGTGGTGGTGGCCTTCTACCTGATCGCCCAGATGGTGGGTGCCGGCAAGCTGATCGAACTGCTGTTCGGCCTCAACTACCACGTGGCCGTGGTCCTGGTCGGTATCCTGATGGTGCTCTACGTCCTGTTCGGAGGCATGCTGGCTACCACTTGGGTACAGATCATCAAGGCCGTGCTGCTGCTCTCGGGCGCCTCCTTCATGGCGATCATGGTGCTCAAGCACGTCAACTTCGACATCGCCACCCTGTTCAGCGAGGCCATCAAGGTCCACCCGAAAGGCGAGGCCATCATGAGCCCCGGTGGCCTGGTGAAAGATCCGATCTCTGCGATCTCCCTGGGTCTGGCACTGATGTTCGGTACCGCCGGCCTGCCGCACATCCTGATGCGCTTCTTCACTGTCAGCGACGCCAAGGAAGCCCGTAAATCGGTGTTCTATGCCACCGGCTTCATCGGCTACTTCTACATCCTGACCTTCATCATCGGCTTCGGCGCCATCCTGCTGGTCAGCACCAACCCGGCCTTCAAGGACGCCACCGGCGCACTGCTGGGCGGCAACAACATGGCGGCGGTACACCTGGCCAACGCCGTAGGCGGCAGCCTGTTCCTGGGCTTCATCTCCGCCGTGGCCTTCGCCACCATCCTCGCGGTGGTTGCCGGCCTGACCCTGGCTGGCGCTTCGGCTGTGTCTCACGACCTCTACGCTTCCGTGTTCAAGAAGGGCAAGGCGAGCGAGAAGGACGAGCTGCGCGTATCGAAGATCACCACCGTGGTGTTGGGCTTCGTGGCCATCGGCCTCGGCATCCTGTTCGAGAAGCAGAACATCGCCTTCATGGTGGGTCTGGCCTTCTCGATCGCCGCCAGCTGCAACTTCCCGGTGCTGATCCTCTCCATGTACTGGAAGAAACTGACCACCCGTGGCGCCATGATCGGCGGCTGGCTGGGCCTGATCACCGCCGTTGCGCTGATGGTTCTCGGCCCAACCATCTGGGTTCAGATCCTCGGCCATGCGACCGCGATCTACCCCTACGAGTACCCGGCGCTGTTCTCCATCATCGTTGCCTTCGTCGGTATCTGGTTCTTCTCCATTACCGACAAGTCGGCAGCCGCAGACGAGGAACGTGCGCGCTTCTACCCGCAGTTCGTACGTTCCCAGACCGGTCTGGGTGCCAGCGGTGCGGTAGCCCACTGA
- a CDS encoding DUF3309 family protein: MITILLLVILILLLIGGLPVFPHSRNWGYGPSGMVGVLLVIVVVLLLLGMI, translated from the coding sequence ATGATCACCATTCTGCTGCTCGTCATCCTGATCCTGCTGCTGATTGGCGGCCTGCCAGTCTTCCCCCACTCCCGTAACTGGGGCTACGGCCCATCCGGCATGGTCGGGGTGCTTCTGGTCATTGTGGTAGTGCTGCTACTGCTCGGGATGATCTAG